Proteins co-encoded in one Heptranchias perlo isolate sHepPer1 chromosome 9, sHepPer1.hap1, whole genome shotgun sequence genomic window:
- the LOC137325014 gene encoding DEP domain-containing protein 1A-like isoform X1 has translation MENRIITPGPYRATKLWNELTKLFRAGMPLRKHRLHLKKYSNCFTASEAVDWLHELLRNNSNFGPDVTRQQTLQLLRKFLKNHVIEDIKGRWGAENLDDNSQLCRFPTTSPLKVVPSRPLFYKKNATGVSTREKGGFCQFPKKTPKKDEILQLQVNAEESDKDVPGVTSEEQSIHVRQVTQTDIEEAWREIVLNHLQKILGLASLEDVLDFSQVIPQHILYNVHNVSKHGVVILQDKSEDLPHWVLSAMKCLANWPRNNDPSQPTYPGFERDVFKTVADYFLNLPEPLLTFEHYELFVNILVFCGYIMISNRQHGKRKNLDELSCPQPAKSQHLNSHINSFKSTECLLLSLIRKDISEENNPLFEPEQQQEEMECASEQILIRNEHSLQKGCARRLNQYVKSCRKANVKEQLIGGSCQNLTNLKNNHIQHCSVKTRCYSVGYIENLSSGEKLHNPLCHDDLDVGRHQDGNQRYHNRGFAYCRPKAESMSNLCLESGRQQIFNSSSRCSSAWTLTEYSKEPWTNYTNKELPNRESTNAANQKSVRVQDQQNLDLQTQRLHHFSKMNCHELNTASNCKISKDIGSYFNINAPVAEVTMKPDCSAQLGLRRPSTFSLATTMGSGYPASDGALVFQCYKCAVDGSENLPSTGCHSTFVGCLNGTQSLLQPQLEKVAIEALQICCLFLPPPNRRKLQLLMRMVSRISQNVDMPQLHDAMGTRMLVVQTFSRCILRCEKEVDLDELLGTRLVSFILDHHQEILQVPPYLQNAVEDHINHLQKVQIKYPCTDINAAVPMYTFCQQISTKEFEEQKVSVSQVAIAELLENIVEDKKLSIKDKRKKLKQFQKEYPEIYQNRFPTNESEAKLFQDKPKIKPPMLITMKKPLKSLQKKQSLRY, from the exons ATGGAAAACCGTATTATCACACCAGGCCCTTACAGGGCTACAAAACTT TGGAATGAATTGACCAAACTTTTTAGGGCAGGGATGCCTCTGAGAAAACATAGACTGCACTTGAAAAAATATAGTAACTGTTTCACTGCTTCTGAGGCAGTGGACTGGCTGCATGAACTGCTGAGAAATAACAGTAATTTTGGGCCAGATGTGACTAGACAACAGACCTTACAACTGCTAAGAAAGTTCTTGAAGAATCATGTAATTGAGGATATAAAAGGAAGATGGGGAGCAGAGAACTTGGATGATAACAGTCAGCTGTGCAG ATTTCCTACTACATCCCCACTGAAAGTTGTTCCTAGTCGTCCTCTGTTTTACAAAAAAAATGCCACAGGAGTAAGTACCAGGGAGAAAGGTGGCTTTTGTCAATTCCCCAAGAAAACACCCAAGAAGGATGAAATTCTACAATTGCAG GTGAATGCAGAGGAATCGGATAAGGATGTGCCTGGGGTCACGTCTGAAGAACAATCAATACATGTTAGACAAGTTACACAAACTGACATTGAAGAAGCTTGGAGAGAAATTGTACTTAATCA cttgcagaaaatcTTAGGCTTAGCTTCATTAGAAGATGTCCTGGATTTCTCGCAAGTCATCCCTCAGCACATTCTATACAATGTGCATAATGTCAGTAAACATGGAGTTGTAATATTGCAAGACAAATCAG AGGACCTGCCTCATTGGGTGTTGTCTGCTATGAAGTGTCTAGCAAACT GGCCCCGGAACAATGACCCGAGCCAGCCAACATATCCTGGTTTTGAGCGAGATGTATTTAAAACGGTTGCAGATTACTTTCTAAATCTTCCTGAGCCACTGCTTACGTTTGAACATTATGAACTCTTTGTGAATATACTGG TTTTTTGTGGTTACATCATGATCTCAAACAGACAGCATGGAAAGCGTAAGAATTTGGATGAACTCAGCTGTCCACAGCCAGCAAAATCACAGCATTTGAATAGCCATATAAACTCTTTCAAATCAACAGAGTGCCTGTTACTAAGCTTAATTCGCAAAGACATTTCAGAAGAAAACAACCCTCTGTTTGAACCAGAACAGCAACAGGAGGAAATGGAATGTGCATCTGAGCAAATTCTAATTCGAAACGAGCATAGTCTTCAAAAAGGATGTGCTAGACGTCTAAACCAGTATGTGAAAAGCTGCAGGAAAGCTAATGTCAAAGAGCAGCTAATAGGAGGCAGCTGCCAGAATCTGACTAATTTAAAGAATAATCACATACAGCACTGTTCAGTCAAGACTAGGTGCTACTCAGTAGGATATATTGAGAATCTTTCAAGTGGAGAGAAACTACACAACCCCCTGTGCCATGATGACCTAGATGTGGGAAGACATCAAGATGGCAATCAACGCTACCATAATCGGGGCTTTGCATACTGTAGACCAAAAGCAGAATCCATGTCAAATCTTTGTTTGGAAAGTGGCAGACAACAAATTTTTAATTCTAGCTCTAGGTGTAGCTCAGCATGGACTTTGACTGAATACAGTAAAGAACCTTGGACTAATTACACAAATAAAGAATTGCCCAATAGAGAGTCAACCAATGCAGCGAACCAAAAGTCAGTTCGGGTTCAGGACCAGCAGAATCTGGATTTACAGACTCAAAGATTGCACCATTTTTCGAAAATGAACTGCCATGAGTTAAATACAGCCAGTAACTGTAAAATATCCAAAGACATAGGCAGCTACTTTAATATAAATGCTCCAGTTGCTGAAGTCACTATGAAACCTGATTGTTCAGCTCAGCTAGGACTGAGAAGACCAAGCACATTCAGTTTAGCTACTACAATGGGCAGTGGATATCCAGCTTCAGATGGGGCACTTGTGTTCCAATGTTACAAATGCGCTGTGGATGGATCTGAAAACCTCCCTTCAACTGGTTGCCACTCAACATTTGTAGGATGTTTAAATGGCACGCAAA GTTTGCTACAGCCTCAGCTGGAGAAAGTTGCCATAGAAGCCCTTCAGATATGTTGCCTCTTCTTGCCTCCACCGAATCGTAGAAAACTGCAACTACTTATGCGCATGGTATCTCGCATCAGTCAGAATGTTGATATGCCACAGCTTCATGATGCCATGGGGACAAGAATGTTG GTGGTTCAAACTTTTTCACGTTGTATATTACGTTGTGAAAAGGAAGTTGACCTTGACGAATTACTAGGTACACGACTTGTTTCCTTTATATTGGACCACCACCAAGAGATTCTGCAGGTACCACCCTATCTGCAGAATGCTGTTGAGGATCACATCAATCATCTCCAAAAAGTCCAG ATTAAATATCCATGCACAGACATAAATGCTGCAGTCCCAATGTATACATTCTGCCAACAGATAAGTACCAAAGAATTTGAAGAGCAAAAGGTTTCTGTGTCTCAGGTTGCCATAGCGGAGTTGTTGGAAAATATTGTGGAAGACAAGAAACTGTCAATTAAGGACAAGAGGAAAAAGCTGAAACAA TTCCAAAAAGaatatccagaaatctatcaaaACCGCTTCCCCACGAACGAAAGTGAGGCCAAGCTCTTCCAGGATAAACCCAAGATCAAGCCACCGATGCTGATTACAATGAAGAAACCACTTAAAAGCCTTCAGAAAAAGCAGAGTTTGAGATACTGA
- the LOC137325014 gene encoding DEP domain-containing protein 1A-like isoform X2: MENRIITPGPYRATKLWNELTKLFRAGMPLRKHRLHLKKYSNCFTASEAVDWLHELLRNNSNFGPDVTRQQTLQLLRKFLKNHVIEDIKGRWGAENLDDNSQLCRFPTTSPLKVVPSRPLFYKKNATGVSTREKGGFCQFPKKTPKKDEILQLQVNAEESDKDVPGVTSEEQSIHVRQVTQTDIEEAWREIVLNHLQKILGLASLEDVLDFSQVIPQHILYNVHNVSKHGVVILQDKSEDLPHWVLSAMKCLANWPRNNDPSQPTYPGFERDVFKTVADYFLNLPEPLLTFEHYELFVNILVFCGYIMISNRQHGKRKNLDELSCPQPAKSQHLNSHINSFKSTECLLLSLIRKDISEENNPLFEPEQQQEEMECASEQILIRNEHSLQKGCARRLNQYVKSCRKANVKEQLIGGSCQNLTNLKNNHIQHCSVKTRCYSVGYIENLSSGEKLHNPLCHDDLDVGRHQDGNQRYHNRGFAYCRPKAESMSNLCLESGRQQIFNSSSRCSSAWTLTEYSKEPWTNYTNKELPNRESTNAANQKSVRVQDQQNLDLQTQRLHHFSKMNCHELNTASNCKISKDIGSYFNINAPVAEVTMKPDCSAQLGLRRPSTFSLATTMGSGYPASDGALVFQCYKCAVDGSENLPSTGCHSTFVGCLNGTQSLLQPQLEKVAIEALQICCLFLPPPNRRKLQLLMRMVSRISQNVDMPQLHDAMGTRMLVVQTFSRCILRCEKEVDLDELLGTRLVSFILDHHQEILQVPPYLQNAVEDHINHLQKVQISTKEFEEQKVSVSQVAIAELLENIVEDKKLSIKDKRKKLKQFQKEYPEIYQNRFPTNESEAKLFQDKPKIKPPMLITMKKPLKSLQKKQSLRY; the protein is encoded by the exons ATGGAAAACCGTATTATCACACCAGGCCCTTACAGGGCTACAAAACTT TGGAATGAATTGACCAAACTTTTTAGGGCAGGGATGCCTCTGAGAAAACATAGACTGCACTTGAAAAAATATAGTAACTGTTTCACTGCTTCTGAGGCAGTGGACTGGCTGCATGAACTGCTGAGAAATAACAGTAATTTTGGGCCAGATGTGACTAGACAACAGACCTTACAACTGCTAAGAAAGTTCTTGAAGAATCATGTAATTGAGGATATAAAAGGAAGATGGGGAGCAGAGAACTTGGATGATAACAGTCAGCTGTGCAG ATTTCCTACTACATCCCCACTGAAAGTTGTTCCTAGTCGTCCTCTGTTTTACAAAAAAAATGCCACAGGAGTAAGTACCAGGGAGAAAGGTGGCTTTTGTCAATTCCCCAAGAAAACACCCAAGAAGGATGAAATTCTACAATTGCAG GTGAATGCAGAGGAATCGGATAAGGATGTGCCTGGGGTCACGTCTGAAGAACAATCAATACATGTTAGACAAGTTACACAAACTGACATTGAAGAAGCTTGGAGAGAAATTGTACTTAATCA cttgcagaaaatcTTAGGCTTAGCTTCATTAGAAGATGTCCTGGATTTCTCGCAAGTCATCCCTCAGCACATTCTATACAATGTGCATAATGTCAGTAAACATGGAGTTGTAATATTGCAAGACAAATCAG AGGACCTGCCTCATTGGGTGTTGTCTGCTATGAAGTGTCTAGCAAACT GGCCCCGGAACAATGACCCGAGCCAGCCAACATATCCTGGTTTTGAGCGAGATGTATTTAAAACGGTTGCAGATTACTTTCTAAATCTTCCTGAGCCACTGCTTACGTTTGAACATTATGAACTCTTTGTGAATATACTGG TTTTTTGTGGTTACATCATGATCTCAAACAGACAGCATGGAAAGCGTAAGAATTTGGATGAACTCAGCTGTCCACAGCCAGCAAAATCACAGCATTTGAATAGCCATATAAACTCTTTCAAATCAACAGAGTGCCTGTTACTAAGCTTAATTCGCAAAGACATTTCAGAAGAAAACAACCCTCTGTTTGAACCAGAACAGCAACAGGAGGAAATGGAATGTGCATCTGAGCAAATTCTAATTCGAAACGAGCATAGTCTTCAAAAAGGATGTGCTAGACGTCTAAACCAGTATGTGAAAAGCTGCAGGAAAGCTAATGTCAAAGAGCAGCTAATAGGAGGCAGCTGCCAGAATCTGACTAATTTAAAGAATAATCACATACAGCACTGTTCAGTCAAGACTAGGTGCTACTCAGTAGGATATATTGAGAATCTTTCAAGTGGAGAGAAACTACACAACCCCCTGTGCCATGATGACCTAGATGTGGGAAGACATCAAGATGGCAATCAACGCTACCATAATCGGGGCTTTGCATACTGTAGACCAAAAGCAGAATCCATGTCAAATCTTTGTTTGGAAAGTGGCAGACAACAAATTTTTAATTCTAGCTCTAGGTGTAGCTCAGCATGGACTTTGACTGAATACAGTAAAGAACCTTGGACTAATTACACAAATAAAGAATTGCCCAATAGAGAGTCAACCAATGCAGCGAACCAAAAGTCAGTTCGGGTTCAGGACCAGCAGAATCTGGATTTACAGACTCAAAGATTGCACCATTTTTCGAAAATGAACTGCCATGAGTTAAATACAGCCAGTAACTGTAAAATATCCAAAGACATAGGCAGCTACTTTAATATAAATGCTCCAGTTGCTGAAGTCACTATGAAACCTGATTGTTCAGCTCAGCTAGGACTGAGAAGACCAAGCACATTCAGTTTAGCTACTACAATGGGCAGTGGATATCCAGCTTCAGATGGGGCACTTGTGTTCCAATGTTACAAATGCGCTGTGGATGGATCTGAAAACCTCCCTTCAACTGGTTGCCACTCAACATTTGTAGGATGTTTAAATGGCACGCAAA GTTTGCTACAGCCTCAGCTGGAGAAAGTTGCCATAGAAGCCCTTCAGATATGTTGCCTCTTCTTGCCTCCACCGAATCGTAGAAAACTGCAACTACTTATGCGCATGGTATCTCGCATCAGTCAGAATGTTGATATGCCACAGCTTCATGATGCCATGGGGACAAGAATGTTG GTGGTTCAAACTTTTTCACGTTGTATATTACGTTGTGAAAAGGAAGTTGACCTTGACGAATTACTAGGTACACGACTTGTTTCCTTTATATTGGACCACCACCAAGAGATTCTGCAGGTACCACCCTATCTGCAGAATGCTGTTGAGGATCACATCAATCATCTCCAAAAAGTCCAG ATAAGTACCAAAGAATTTGAAGAGCAAAAGGTTTCTGTGTCTCAGGTTGCCATAGCGGAGTTGTTGGAAAATATTGTGGAAGACAAGAAACTGTCAATTAAGGACAAGAGGAAAAAGCTGAAACAA TTCCAAAAAGaatatccagaaatctatcaaaACCGCTTCCCCACGAACGAAAGTGAGGCCAAGCTCTTCCAGGATAAACCCAAGATCAAGCCACCGATGCTGATTACAATGAAGAAACCACTTAAAAGCCTTCAGAAAAAGCAGAGTTTGAGATACTGA
- the LOC137325014 gene encoding DEP domain-containing protein 1B-like isoform X3: MENRIITPGPYRATKLWNELTKLFRAGMPLRKHRLHLKKYSNCFTASEAVDWLHELLRNNSNFGPDVTRQQTLQLLRKFLKNHVIEDIKGRWGAENLDDNSQLCRFPTTSPLKVVPSRPLFYKKNATGVSTREKGGFCQFPKKTPKKDEILQLQVNAEESDKDVPGVTSEEQSIHVRQVTQTDIEEAWREIVLNHLQKILGLASLEDVLDFSQVIPQHILYNVHNVSKHGVVILQDKSEDLPHWVLSAMKCLANWPRNNDPSQPTYPGFERDVFKTVADYFLNLPEPLLTFEHYELFVNILGLLQPQLEKVAIEALQICCLFLPPPNRRKLQLLMRMVSRISQNVDMPQLHDAMGTRMLVVQTFSRCILRCEKEVDLDELLGTRLVSFILDHHQEILQVPPYLQNAVEDHINHLQKVQIKYPCTDINAAVPMYTFCQQISTKEFEEQKVSVSQVAIAELLENIVEDKKLSIKDKRKKLKQFQKEYPEIYQNRFPTNESEAKLFQDKPKIKPPMLITMKKPLKSLQKKQSLRY, from the exons ATGGAAAACCGTATTATCACACCAGGCCCTTACAGGGCTACAAAACTT TGGAATGAATTGACCAAACTTTTTAGGGCAGGGATGCCTCTGAGAAAACATAGACTGCACTTGAAAAAATATAGTAACTGTTTCACTGCTTCTGAGGCAGTGGACTGGCTGCATGAACTGCTGAGAAATAACAGTAATTTTGGGCCAGATGTGACTAGACAACAGACCTTACAACTGCTAAGAAAGTTCTTGAAGAATCATGTAATTGAGGATATAAAAGGAAGATGGGGAGCAGAGAACTTGGATGATAACAGTCAGCTGTGCAG ATTTCCTACTACATCCCCACTGAAAGTTGTTCCTAGTCGTCCTCTGTTTTACAAAAAAAATGCCACAGGAGTAAGTACCAGGGAGAAAGGTGGCTTTTGTCAATTCCCCAAGAAAACACCCAAGAAGGATGAAATTCTACAATTGCAG GTGAATGCAGAGGAATCGGATAAGGATGTGCCTGGGGTCACGTCTGAAGAACAATCAATACATGTTAGACAAGTTACACAAACTGACATTGAAGAAGCTTGGAGAGAAATTGTACTTAATCA cttgcagaaaatcTTAGGCTTAGCTTCATTAGAAGATGTCCTGGATTTCTCGCAAGTCATCCCTCAGCACATTCTATACAATGTGCATAATGTCAGTAAACATGGAGTTGTAATATTGCAAGACAAATCAG AGGACCTGCCTCATTGGGTGTTGTCTGCTATGAAGTGTCTAGCAAACT GGCCCCGGAACAATGACCCGAGCCAGCCAACATATCCTGGTTTTGAGCGAGATGTATTTAAAACGGTTGCAGATTACTTTCTAAATCTTCCTGAGCCACTGCTTACGTTTGAACATTATGAACTCTTTGTGAATATACTGG GTTTGCTACAGCCTCAGCTGGAGAAAGTTGCCATAGAAGCCCTTCAGATATGTTGCCTCTTCTTGCCTCCACCGAATCGTAGAAAACTGCAACTACTTATGCGCATGGTATCTCGCATCAGTCAGAATGTTGATATGCCACAGCTTCATGATGCCATGGGGACAAGAATGTTG GTGGTTCAAACTTTTTCACGTTGTATATTACGTTGTGAAAAGGAAGTTGACCTTGACGAATTACTAGGTACACGACTTGTTTCCTTTATATTGGACCACCACCAAGAGATTCTGCAGGTACCACCCTATCTGCAGAATGCTGTTGAGGATCACATCAATCATCTCCAAAAAGTCCAG ATTAAATATCCATGCACAGACATAAATGCTGCAGTCCCAATGTATACATTCTGCCAACAGATAAGTACCAAAGAATTTGAAGAGCAAAAGGTTTCTGTGTCTCAGGTTGCCATAGCGGAGTTGTTGGAAAATATTGTGGAAGACAAGAAACTGTCAATTAAGGACAAGAGGAAAAAGCTGAAACAA TTCCAAAAAGaatatccagaaatctatcaaaACCGCTTCCCCACGAACGAAAGTGAGGCCAAGCTCTTCCAGGATAAACCCAAGATCAAGCCACCGATGCTGATTACAATGAAGAAACCACTTAAAAGCCTTCAGAAAAAGCAGAGTTTGAGATACTGA